The DNA segment GACGCAGAAAGGCTCGTTCGTCGGGCCGGACAAATTGACGTTCGATTTTAATTCCGCCGCGCTCACGCCCGCGCAAGTGCGCGACATCGAGAAACTGGTCAACGAACGCATCGTTGAAAATGCGGGCGTCTCCTGGACGGAAGTCCCGCACGACGACGTCAAGCAGCGCAAGGACGTGATGCAATTTTTCGGCGAGAAATACGGCGACGTCGTCCGCGTCGTGCAAATCGGCGGGCAAGCGGGCGCATTGAACGGTTATTCGATGGAACTTTGCGGCGGCACGCACACGCGCGCGACTGGCGAGATCGGTTTGTTCCGCATCGTCAGCGAGGCCGCGGTCGCGGCGGGCGTGCGGCGCATCGAAGCGGTCGCAGGACTCGCCGCGTATCAGGCGGCGCATCAGGAAGCGGAATTGCTCCGCTCGGTTGCCGGCCGCGTGAGCGCGCCCATCGCCGAACTTGAAAAGAAAATTGATTCGCTGCTTACCCATCAGCGCGAAATCGAGAAACAACTGAAATCATTCCAGCAAAAAGAAGCCGCCCAGGCCGCTCGCGGATTGGTTGCTCGTGCGCAAAACATCGGCGCGGACAATTTGCGCGCCATCATCGAAAATCTTGGCAATGTGGACGGCGATTATCTGCAAGCCGTCGCTGACGCACTGAAGGGTGAGTTTAAAGGCGTCGTCGTGCTGGGTGGAACTTCAAATGGCGCAGTCTCGCTCATCGCCACCGTTTCGCCGGAGTTCACCGCAAAAGTGCAGGCGGGAAAAATCATCCAGACGATTGCACCCATCGTCGGCGGCAAAGGCGGTGGAAAACCCGACAACGCTCGTGGTGGTGGCAAAGACATTGCGAAATTGGACGAAGCGCTCGCTAAAGCAAAAGCATTGCTCAGCGTGTAACGTCCGAGGAAAATCAAACGGCGGCCGGGCGCAATGCCCGGCCGCCATCAATCGAAGTTAATTAATCTTCGTGGATTTCACGCGGTAATACCGGTGCGCCGGAACTGCATTCGTATCGCCGATCATCAACACTTTGCCGCTGCCGGGGACCGATGGCAGAACAGGAATCCAATTCGAATCGGTGAGCAGGTTTTTATACTGCAAGGTGTAATTATATCCCGGCAGGCTGTTCACGAAGAGCACCAGGTTCGCATTGTTCGCCATGCCCATACCGGTGATCGCTCCCGGCGTCGTGCTGCTGTTCGTAAACATCGTATAAATCTTTGGCGGCGTCAGCACCGTGAGGACCGCGACGGAACTCGTCGCCGACCCGGCGATGTTGGAGACGACTACCCAATAATTGCCCTCCTGCGGATTTTGGATATTCGTCAACGTCAGGATATTCGAGTTCGCGCCCGCGATGTTGTTCGATTCAAACACCCATTGATACGCGAACGGCGACGTGCCGCCTGCGCTCACAAGGAACATCACATTCGTGCCCACCAGCCCGATTATATTGGTCGGCTGCGTGGTGATGAACGGCATTTGATTTGCCCCGCTGACATTCATCGCCGAATTGTTGGCGTTATCGAAATCAGGAGTGGCGCTGCTGACGCTCACGAAGTTCGTGATCGGCCCCGGCGAAGTCGGCACCACCGTGACCGTCACAGTATTCGACATTCCCGCCAGCAAGTTCGATACGCTGCCGCTGATCGTATTGCCGTTCGTGACCATAGGAATGGAGGCCGAGACGAACGTCACATTCGTTGGCAACGTATCGCTGAACGTGATTCCCGCCGCCGCGTCCGGCCCAAGATTTTGAATCGTCGCCGTGTAAACCAGGTTCGATCCAACGATTGCCATGTTCGGCAAATCATTGCTCACACTAATACCCACGTCCGTGGATGTGCCGCAGCAAACATAGGAGCCGTCATGAATGACGATGCTATCTATATACCAGCCTTTGACGACGGTGCTGTTGCCAATATCCGTCGCGAGACGCCAGCGGAAGAAAACTTTTTGTCCCGCAGCCGACGGCGGCAACGTGGCAGTGGTCGTGATGTAGCCGCCGGAGTTGCCACTCCAGCAGAGACGCGCGCCGAGCGGGTTACTATAATTCGTGCTGATTTCGCAGTTATAACCGCCGCTCACAAAATTTCCACCCGCCGCGATGATGTCGAAGAATGGCCCCTCGTTGATCGAAATTTCCAGCACGCCGCCGTCGTAAGCCTGGAAGAAATCTGACGGACTATTTTCCAAATCGTAATTATTGCGGAAGACGATTTGCGCGGACGATGAAACGATCTGCGCATAACCCGAAATCAAATCGCTCGTGCCGTTCGTATTGACGTCGGCGACAAACGCGGCGTTCGGCGCGGTATCCACCTGATCAGTCACCGTGACCCAGTTGCTCATACCGGCGGTCGCTTGATTCGTGAAATCCATCGGGAGCCCGGGCGCGCCAACTTCGTCAAAACTTTCTCCATACGTATCGGCAGGGACGAATTGGCCAAGCGGCAAGATGAAATTCACCGTGCCAAGACTGATCGAGCCATCGCTGAGTTGGAGAGTCGCGGTGATGTTGCTGCCGCAAGCGCCATTCGCGGTGAATGTAAACGGCTGGCTCGCCGCCGCGCCGCCTGCCGCCAACGCGCCGAAAGAAGCCGACTGCGTGCCACTCGGAAAAATGGAACTGTTGGTCAGAAGCGTCGCGGTAAGATTGCCAGTGCTGATCGAGCCGATGTCCTGAAGAGAAAAATTCACAGTGACCGTTTCACCCGGATCAATCGCGCCGTTACCAGGAGAGCAGCTTTCCGCCACGACCGTCGTTCCCGCCGCGGAAATGATGGGCGACGGAACGGAATTGGCATTGTAAACGACGAGGGCAAAATCCTGTGACAAGGCATTGCTGCTGTTGGGCACGCCGACCGAATTGATACTTGTGCCGTTGATTTTCACCACGAAACCACCGCCCACACCGGCGGGGAGGAAAACACTTTCGACATTGTTGCGCGTATCGGAAACACCGCCCGTCGCGGAATATTGGCCGTTGAAAACATTGCCTTTGTAAACATTGCCGCCGACCGTGACGGTCAGGTCGAGGTTATTATTATAGGCAGCGCCGGTGGTATTGCCGGGGGCATCCGTCCACGCGACGGTTACGCGGAAAGGTTTGGTTTGATCCACGATCGTTCCGACATACGAACGGCTTTGACCGCTGGCGGTGAACATGTCTGCGGACAATTCATCGCGCAGGATGCGCGGCGTGCCGTCGAACGCGGTGCCGAGATTCATTTCGCCCATGCCCTGATTGATCGAAGGCAAGGTGTCGTTCGCCGTGGAGCCAGTCATGTAACGCGCGGAGTTCATCAGGAACGCTTTGGTCATGGCTGCGCTCGGCGGAGTATTGGATTGATTGATAAAATATTGGCGCAACAACGCCGCGCCGCCCGCCACGCAGGGAGCGGCATGACTCGTGCCGGATGACACGGTGTAAAACTGCTGATTCGTCGGAAAGAAAGGATTGCCGTTGGGACCGCCGTCCACGCCACTGCCGTTGAAGCAAGGATCGCAAGTGCCCGTGCCCGCTGGTTGCGGAATAGCCAGCGACCATTGCGCAACACCGCCACTGACGTGAGTGCCCGGCGCCATGATGTCGGGTTTTGTGCGTCCGTCCTGGCAAGGTCCGCGGCTCGAAAATGAAGCGATTTCATTCGCGCTGCTGGATTCGCTGTCTCCGATGCCGCCAAGGTCGGTGGCGCCGTTGCCGAAAGGCTGGAAGTTGTCCGCCGCGCCGACCGAGATTACGTTCTTGGCCGTGGCGGGTGTATCAATGCTTTCAACCCCATCACCGCCGCTGTTGCCTGCCGCAAAGACGATCACCATTTCCTGATTGCCCGGAGTCGAATAAAGCGAATTGGTGGATTCCGCGTCGCGAACCAGTGCGTCATAATTTTGCGCGCGACTGTCATACAACCCCCCAACGACCGCGCCCCAACTGTTATTGCTGATGCGCGCGCCGCCATGATGCGCCTGGGATTGAAGCGTGTTGAAATTCGGAAAATTTTGGTAGTTGGTATCGGTCTCAGGATAATCCGTATCAAAGATGACGGATGAACCAATGTTGACGAACGGACAGACGCCCAAGCCATAATGATAACCATTGGCGTCTTGGAAAGGATAGCCGGACAAATTGTCATAGCCCGCGATGATGTGGGCGTTGATTGTGCCGTGACCGTCGCAACCGACGAGCGTGTTAAAAAACTGGTTCGCGGTCGTTTCCTGGCGGGCATAAACTTCGCGGCTCGCGCCGGCCATTGTGCCGCCCACGTGCAATCCGAAATGCGCCGGGGAAGTCGTGCCTTCATCCACACCGGTGTCCGAAACGTCCACTGAAAAACCAGACGCTGTGAATTGCGCCTGAGTAAAACCTTTGCTCGCGAGCCACGCGAGATAGCCGGGGCCGGAAGGAATATTGTTCGACAAATTGCCCGCGACAATTTGATCCTGCCGTTCATCCAGCGGTTTCTGTGAAAAATACGGCTGGATGGAAACCACTTCCGGCTGCGCGGCGATGGTGGCGAGATCTTTCGCGTTGAGTCGCGCGACGATATTGACGTAATGCAAAACGGTGTGCGCTTGTTGCAGCGGCTCGAGTTTTAATTTATCGAGCAGTTGCATGGTGTTCGTATTCGCCGCGTCGTCCGCCATGAGTTGGATCGCAAAAAGATCAGTGCCGATTTCACGAGACCTTCCTTTTTCATCCTTCATGCGCGCGCGCGGATGGATTTTGTAATCCGAAGTATAGGCGCCTTCCCATTGAACATGCGGAGCAGTCTCGGCGAGCTTCTGCACTTTGGCCAGGCTCGCGGAATCGCCATAGACGAGGTAAGCATTCTCGGGGATGTAACTGACAATCGTGACACCGGCGGCGATGAGGTCATCGCGCCATTGCGGCTGGATGGGTCCGACAAAATGAATCAGGTGCAGGCGCTTGCCGGAAAAAGCGCTCAGGGTGGTCCGTTGAGCCTTGATTTCTGGCCGGGTAGTGTCCAAATGTTTGGCATTGAGCATGACGACATTGTATTCGTCATGGATTTCCACGTCGGAATTAGTTGAAAGAACGGCTGCAGCTTCGGGGGCGTCATAAATTTGATAGTTGCCGTAGTCAGCCAGGAGGCGTCCACCTTTGGCGGCAATCTGTTGCGCCAGAACGGGATTGTTGACCTTGATTTTGTGGTGTTTTCCCTTGGCGGAGACGGCGGAAGTGGCGGGGGTATCAATCGCGAAGGAGTTAAAGCCAAACAGCGTCAAACTCAAAATTGCCAACAAACTGGCATCAAACATCCGGCGCAAAATCCACCGATGATGCATCTTCCTGGCTAAAAAATTATTCATGCACGGCGATTTTAGCTACTTGCGTGCCAGCGTAAAAATCCGGCGAACTTGCGCTTTGCAATTCCCGAAAAAAAACTCGCGCCGCGTTTGCCGTTAAAAAAAAATTGTCGCGCTCTTTATTTCACGGCATGCTCGTTGTCTTTATGCGCCAGGTTAATCTAGGCATTATCGGCGGCGGCACCGTGGGTGGTGGCGTTTATCAGGCTATTCAACGGAATGGCCCGCTGATGGCGTCGCGCCTGGGCGTCCAACTGCGCGTGGCGAAAGTTTCTCTGCGCGATCTGAAAAAAGCGCGTCCCGTAAAAATTTCTCCATCGCTCCTCACCACCGATTGGCAGAGCATCATTGACGATCCCGCCGTCAATTTGATCGGTGAATTCATTGGCGGCACGACCACGGCGCGCACGGTTGTTCTCAGCGCATTTAAAAAAGGCAAGTCGGTCGTGACCGCGAACAAGGCCCTGCTCTCCGCGCATGGCGAAGAATTGTTCGCCGCCGCGCAGGAGCATAGCGCGAATCTTTACTACGAGGCCAGCGTCGCCGGTGGCATTCCCATCATCAAAGTGTTGCGCGAAGGCCTGATCGGCAATCGCATCACGCGCCTCTATGGAATTGTCAATGGCACGTGCAATTACATCTTGAGCCGGATGAAACTTGAAGGCGCGGATTTCGCGGAAGTGCTCGCCGATGCGCAGCGGCTGGGTTACGCCGAAGCCGAACCTTCACTGGACATTGACGGCCACGACGCCGCGCACAAGACGGGAATCCTCGCGTCGCTCGCGCATGGCTTTTGGGTGAATCCGCAGCACATCTACGTCGAGGGAATTCGCGGAGTCACGCAGCAGGACATTCTTTTCTCCGGACAACTTGGCTACACGATAAAATTGCTGGGTATCGTCAAGCGCATGGATGATTCTGAATCCAGCAAAACGAAAGCAGTAAATCGTAAATCGCAAATTCAAGTTTCCGTTTATCCCGCGCTGGTGCCGAATTCCCACGTGCTCGCGAACGTGAACGGAGTTTTCAACGCCATCCTCGTGCGCGGTGATGTGGTTGGCGACACTTTATATTATGGCCGTGGTGCGGGCCAGGATGCGACGGCGAGCGCGGTATTAAGCGACCTCGCGGACGCCGCGTTGGATTTGAAGTGCGGCATCAAGAGCCGGGTTTCTCCCTTCGTTCCGCACGAACGCGAGGGCGCGGTGTTGCCGATCGGCGAAGCGGTTTGCCGCTACTACGTGCGTCTCAGCGTGATTGACAAACCTGGCACACTCGCAAAAATCACCGCCATTTTGGGCGCGGCGAACATCGGGATTTCCTCGGTGATTCAACCCGAAGGGCACGAGGGCGGAAGTGTGCCGTTGATTTTGATGATCCACGACGCGACGAATAAAAACGTGAGCCACGCGCTCGCGAAGATTGGAAAGCTGTCCGCCGTCAAGGCGCCGCCCGTGATGATCCGCGTGGAAAATTTTGACTGACATGAGCGCGCTTTTATTTCGCAGCACCAACCAGCAATCGCCCGCCGTCAACCTGCGCGACGCCATGCTGGCCGGCCAGGCTCCCGACTGCGGGCTTTATTTCCCCGAGAAATTTCCCCGGCTCACGGCGGATGAAATCGCGGCGTTTGCAAAATTACCGTACGGTGAAATTGCCTTTCGCGTGTTGTCGCGCTTCACCGCAGGCGTGATCCCCGACGACGCGCTCGCCGCGATGTGCCGCGAGGCTTATAACTTCGCCATTCCCATCGAGAAAACCTACGACCGCGTTTATGTCATGCGGCTGGATCAGGGGCCGACGGCGTCGTTCAAGGATTTTGCCGCGCAGATGATGGCGCGGATGTTCGGGCAATTTTTGCGCGAGACCGGAAAGCAACTGACAATTCTCACCGCGACCAGCGGCGACACCGGCTCAGCGGTTGCGCATGCGTTTCATAATGTGCCGGGCGTGCGCGTGATCGTGCTTTTTCCGTATGACGAAGTCAGCGTGAGCCAGCGCAAGCTGATGACCACGCTCGCGGAAAATGTCCGCACGATTGCGATTGACGGAAAGTTTGACGATTGTCAGGCGATGGTGAAACGCGCCTTCGCCGACCCGGCATTGAAGCACATCCCGCTTTCCTCGGCGAACTCGATCAACATCGGTCGTTTGCTGCCGCAGAGCATTTATTATTTCTACGCGGCTTCGCGGGTGGCGCAGCCGGGCGAACCGATCGTGTTTTCCGTGCCGAGCGGAAATTTCGGCGACATGATGGGCGCGGTGGTCGCGGGACAAATGGGTTTGCCGATCAAGAAACTCATCGTCCCCGTGAACAGCAACGATGCGTTCCCGCGCTTTCTGTCGTCGGGCAATTACGAAAAAATTGTGCCTTCGCGCAATGCTGTTTCCAACGCCATGAACGTGGGCCATGCCAGCAACCTTGCGCGGCTCGTGGCCGTTTACGGCGGCCACATGGACGAGACCGGCAAGATCCACAAGCTGCCCGACCTCGCTGCGATGCGCCGCGATTTATTTTCAAGTTCCGTTTCCGACGAACGCACGCGCGAAACGATCCAGGAAGTCTGGACGAAATATCAGTTGCTGCTGGAACCGCATGGCGCCGTCGCATGGCGCGGATTTTTGGATTGGCTCGCGACCGAGCCGATCGGCAATTCGCCCGCCGTTATTTTGGAAACCGCCAACCCCGCCAAGTTCCCCGAGGAAATCGAAAAAACCATCGGCTTTTCGCCCGATGTGCCTGATGCGATGACTGAACGGAATAAAATGGCGGAAGATTTCGACCGCATGGGTGCGGATTACGGGAAATTTAAGGATTATCTGTTTGCAAAGCACAACCTAAAATAGGTGGCATCGGCATTTAAAGGGAATTTTTGGCCCGTTCCTCGACTGCCAAATCCAGTCTTTTCAAAACCAGGAACTCTGATACCTTCCCCTTCCCGTTTCCGTTGCCGGAATTTTTGCCGGCGCGGGAGCGAAGCATTTTATGGCGTTGATCGTTCAAAAATTTGGCGGCACTTCGGTTGGCAACCCGGAGCGCATCAAGAATGTCGCAAGCCGCGTGGCGAAGTATCGCGCGAAAGGCGACCAGATTGTCGTCGTCGTTTCCGCGATGAGCGGCGTCACTGATAATTTGATCAAGCTCGCCCGCGAAATCATGCCGCTGCCCAGCGAGCGCGAGATGGACATGCTGCTTGCGACCGGCGAGCAGACGACCATTGCGCTGACCGCGATGGCATTGCATTCGATGGACATCCCCGCCGTTTCGTTGACCGGCTCGCAAGCGGGCATCCTGACCGACGACGTCCATACCAAGGCGAAAATCCAAACGATTCAGCCCAAGCAAGTGCATGCGTTATTGAACGCGGGCAATGTGGTGATCGTAGCGGGTTTCCAAGGACAAACCGCTGCCGGACACATCACGACGCTTGGCCGCGGCGGTTCGGACTTGACGGCGATTGCGCTGGCGGCGGCATTGAAGGCCGACCTTTGCCAGATTTACACGGACGTTGACGGTGTTTACACGGCCGACCCGCGCATCGTCCCGAGCGCGCGCAAACTTGACGAAATTTCCTATGACGAAATGCTGGAACTCGCCAGCCTCGGCGCGAAGGTGATGCAATCGCGCTCGGTGGAATTTGCCAAGAAATTTGGCGTCGTGTTTGAAGTGCGTTCGAGTTTGAACGACAACCCAGGAACCATTGTGAAAGAAGAAACGAAGAACATGGAAGACGTCGTGATTCGCGGCGTATCGCTCGACAAAAACCAGGCCAAGGTCACACTCGTGGCCGTGCCCGACGAACCCGGCGTGGCCGCGCGCATCTTCAAAGCCCTCGGCGAAGCGGCGATCAACGTGGACATGATCGTGCAGAACATCAGCCACGGCGCTGGCAAGCCGGCGACCGACCTTTCCTTCACGCTCGACAAGCCCGACCTTCCCAAGGCGCGCAAGGTGATGGACAAATTGAAAACCGAAATCGGTTACCGCGAGGCGATCGCCGACGAGAAGATCGGCAAGCTCTCCATCGTGGGCGTCGGCATGCGCAGCCATTCCGGCGTCGCCGCGAAGATGTTCGAGACGCTCGCGCGCGAAAACATCAACATCGGAATGATTTCGACGAGTGAAATAAAAATTTCCGTGGTGATTGATTTGGCGAAAGGCGAACAGGCGATGAAGGCGGTACATGCGGCATTTTTGGGATAAGAAGCTGGTATAGCCGCAAAAAACTTGAAGCAAAGTTTGGATTAAACCCAAAGCTACGTTTTAGGGATAAACGCGCCGAGAGAAATCAGTTTCAGTCCGCTGACACGTTCAAATTCGCCCCGGTTCAGAGTTGCGATTCCATATCCATTTGCCCTAGCTGTTGCAGCAATCTGAAGGTCTCTTTCGCCTATCGGGATGCCGCTTATTTCGAGTGTAACCCAGATTTCTGAATGCTCCCGCGCCTCTGCTGTTCCGAAAGGAATCACGGCGTAGTCTTGAAAAATATTTTCAGCGAATTTTAAGCGGCGTGCTTTAATGGTGGAATCACTCGCTCGGGCGCAACCGTGTAAGAGTTCTGAAACGGTGATCGCAGCGATGTAGAATAGTTCTCCCGGATGACCGAAAAGAAAACCTTG comes from the Verrucomicrobiia bacterium genome and includes:
- a CDS encoding PIN domain-containing protein, whose protein sequence is MGIVIDSSVLIAAERRRFDFQGFLFGHPGELFYIAAITVSELLHGCARASDSTIKARRLKFAENIFQDYAVIPFGTAEAREHSEIWVTLEISGIPIGERDLQIAATARANGYGIATLNRGEFERVSGLKLISLGAFIPKT
- a CDS encoding homoserine dehydrogenase, with the translated sequence MLVVFMRQVNLGIIGGGTVGGGVYQAIQRNGPLMASRLGVQLRVAKVSLRDLKKARPVKISPSLLTTDWQSIIDDPAVNLIGEFIGGTTTARTVVLSAFKKGKSVVTANKALLSAHGEELFAAAQEHSANLYYEASVAGGIPIIKVLREGLIGNRITRLYGIVNGTCNYILSRMKLEGADFAEVLADAQRLGYAEAEPSLDIDGHDAAHKTGILASLAHGFWVNPQHIYVEGIRGVTQQDILFSGQLGYTIKLLGIVKRMDDSESSKTKAVNRKSQIQVSVYPALVPNSHVLANVNGVFNAILVRGDVVGDTLYYGRGAGQDATASAVLSDLADAALDLKCGIKSRVSPFVPHEREGAVLPIGEAVCRYYVRLSVIDKPGTLAKITAILGAANIGISSVIQPEGHEGGSVPLILMIHDATNKNVSHALAKIGKLSAVKAPPVMIRVENFD
- a CDS encoding S8 family serine peptidase; protein product: MNNFLARKMHHRWILRRMFDASLLAILSLTLFGFNSFAIDTPATSAVSAKGKHHKIKVNNPVLAQQIAAKGGRLLADYGNYQIYDAPEAAAVLSTNSDVEIHDEYNVVMLNAKHLDTTRPEIKAQRTTLSAFSGKRLHLIHFVGPIQPQWRDDLIAAGVTIVSYIPENAYLVYGDSASLAKVQKLAETAPHVQWEGAYTSDYKIHPRARMKDEKGRSREIGTDLFAIQLMADDAANTNTMQLLDKLKLEPLQQAHTVLHYVNIVARLNAKDLATIAAQPEVVSIQPYFSQKPLDERQDQIVAGNLSNNIPSGPGYLAWLASKGFTQAQFTASGFSVDVSDTGVDEGTTSPAHFGLHVGGTMAGASREVYARQETTANQFFNTLVGCDGHGTINAHIIAGYDNLSGYPFQDANGYHYGLGVCPFVNIGSSVIFDTDYPETDTNYQNFPNFNTLQSQAHHGGARISNNSWGAVVGGLYDSRAQNYDALVRDAESTNSLYSTPGNQEMVIVFAAGNSGGDGVESIDTPATAKNVISVGAADNFQPFGNGATDLGGIGDSESSSANEIASFSSRGPCQDGRTKPDIMAPGTHVSGGVAQWSLAIPQPAGTGTCDPCFNGSGVDGGPNGNPFFPTNQQFYTVSSGTSHAAPCVAGGAALLRQYFINQSNTPPSAAMTKAFLMNSARYMTGSTANDTLPSINQGMGEMNLGTAFDGTPRILRDELSADMFTASGQSRSYVGTIVDQTKPFRVTVAWTDAPGNTTGAAYNNNLDLTVTVGGNVYKGNVFNGQYSATGGVSDTRNNVESVFLPAGVGGGFVVKINGTSINSVGVPNSSNALSQDFALVVYNANSVPSPIISAAGTTVVAESCSPGNGAIDPGETVTVNFSLQDIGSISTGNLTATLLTNSSIFPSGTQSASFGALAAGGAAASQPFTFTANGACGSNITATLQLSDGSISLGTVNFILPLGQFVPADTYGESFDEVGAPGLPMDFTNQATAGMSNWVTVTDQVDTAPNAAFVADVNTNGTSDLISGYAQIVSSSAQIVFRNNYDLENSPSDFFQAYDGGVLEISINEGPFFDIIAAGGNFVSGGYNCEISTNYSNPLGARLCWSGNSGGYITTTATLPPSAAGQKVFFRWRLATDIGNSTVVKGWYIDSIVIHDGSYVCCGTSTDVGISVSNDLPNMAIVGSNLVYTATIQNLGPDAAAGITFSDTLPTNVTFVSASIPMVTNGNTISGSVSNLLAGMSNTVTVTVVPTSPGPITNFVSVSSATPDFDNANNSAMNVSGANQMPFITTQPTNIIGLVGTNVMFLVSAGGTSPFAYQWVFESNNIAGANSNILTLTNIQNPQEGNYWVVVSNIAGSATSSVAVLTVLTPPKIYTMFTNSSTTPGAITGMGMANNANLVLFVNSLPGYNYTLQYKNLLTDSNWIPVLPSVPGSGKVLMIGDTNAVPAHRYYRVKSTKIN
- a CDS encoding aspartate kinase codes for the protein MALIVQKFGGTSVGNPERIKNVASRVAKYRAKGDQIVVVVSAMSGVTDNLIKLAREIMPLPSEREMDMLLATGEQTTIALTAMALHSMDIPAVSLTGSQAGILTDDVHTKAKIQTIQPKQVHALLNAGNVVIVAGFQGQTAAGHITTLGRGGSDLTAIALAAALKADLCQIYTDVDGVYTADPRIVPSARKLDEISYDEMLELASLGAKVMQSRSVEFAKKFGVVFEVRSSLNDNPGTIVKEETKNMEDVVIRGVSLDKNQAKVTLVAVPDEPGVAARIFKALGEAAINVDMIVQNISHGAGKPATDLSFTLDKPDLPKARKVMDKLKTEIGYREAIADEKIGKLSIVGVGMRSHSGVAAKMFETLARENINIGMISTSEIKISVVIDLAKGEQAMKAVHAAFLG
- the thrC gene encoding threonine synthase, encoding MSALLFRSTNQQSPAVNLRDAMLAGQAPDCGLYFPEKFPRLTADEIAAFAKLPYGEIAFRVLSRFTAGVIPDDALAAMCREAYNFAIPIEKTYDRVYVMRLDQGPTASFKDFAAQMMARMFGQFLRETGKQLTILTATSGDTGSAVAHAFHNVPGVRVIVLFPYDEVSVSQRKLMTTLAENVRTIAIDGKFDDCQAMVKRAFADPALKHIPLSSANSINIGRLLPQSIYYFYAASRVAQPGEPIVFSVPSGNFGDMMGAVVAGQMGLPIKKLIVPVNSNDAFPRFLSSGNYEKIVPSRNAVSNAMNVGHASNLARLVAVYGGHMDETGKIHKLPDLAAMRRDLFSSSVSDERTRETIQEVWTKYQLLLEPHGAVAWRGFLDWLATEPIGNSPAVILETANPAKFPEEIEKTIGFSPDVPDAMTERNKMAEDFDRMGADYGKFKDYLFAKHNLK